Genomic DNA from Selenomonas sp. oral taxon 126:
TGACATAGCGCAAAACGCCGCCGCTGTAACTCTGGATGTACCAGTCGCGCTCCTGACAGAACGCGATGATGTCATGCGCGAGCGCCGCGTCAATCGTATGCTCTTCGTAGACGCGTCCGCTCGGGCTCTTGATGAGTCCGCCGTTGTACGAGATGATCGGCACGTCCACGCCGAGCGCCTGTGCAACGGGCAGCGCCGCCTCGAACATGCGTCCCGTCGCAATCGTCACGACAACCCCCGCCTCCGTCGCACGGCGCACCGCCGCAATATTCTCCGCCGAGACCACATTGCCGTCCGGCAGCATCGTCCCGTCCAAATCCGATACAAACAGCTTTACCGCCATTTCGTCCCCCTCCTGTTTCCCCTGTGTTTTATCTGCTGACAAAGCACTTTCCCCTATGTTATAATACCCCGAAATGATCTATCGAAAGGAGGCGCGCCTTGCAGAATATCATCCGCAAATTCCTCATCCTCGTCGCACTCATCCTCATCCTCGTCGGCATCTTCGGCCTCTCCTACACCTATCAGATCGACCACCGCAGTGCGCGCAGCCTCTCCGCGTATGCGCGCATCGACTTTCAGGCATCCTACACAGGCGAGGGGCGGCTCGAGGGCGCGACACTCGCACTATGGGACTATCGCTTTGACGAGGCGAAACTCCTGCCCGACGTCGTCCTCTACACGGACGGCGCCGCATGGGAGATGAAGGCGGTCACGAAATACACGCCGCGCCCCGTTCCCGAGGCGGACAGCCCATACAAGAACGAAAACAAATTCTTCGTCGAGCTGCCGCGCGCGAGCCTCCCCGCCATCCGCAAGGCGACGAGCATCCGCGTGCGATTCTACTACGACAACGGCCAGACCATCGACCTGCCGCTGAACGAGCCCGACCTCGCCTATTGGCAGCGCGAACTTGGGAAAGGAATCTAAAAGCTATTGTACTGTTATTGAAAACATTCGTCAAGGCAGGGAGCTCCCATGAAGAAGAACGATCTCATGCTCATCTGTGCGCTGCTCCTCATCTGCGGGATTAGCGCTGTATTTTTTTTCACGCGCGCGGACAGAGAAGTACGCCACGCCGTTATCACGCAGAACAACGTCGTCCTCTACGACATTCCACTGACGGGGCATACGGGAACCGAAGATATCACCATCTCCGACAAGGGCGGCGAAAATATCATCCGCATCGAAGGTGAGACGATCGCAGTTGTCGACGCCGACTGCCCCGATCTCGTCTGTGTGCATACGGGTACGGCATCGAAAAAGGGCGACGTGATTGCCTGTCTGCCGCATAAGCTCCTCATCGAAGTGAAATGATATGAACGGACTTCAACGGATCACACGCATTGCGCTGCTCACGGCGCTCTCGCTCATTCTCTTTATCCTCGAAGGCTTCCTCCCTCTGCCGCTGCCCGTGCCCGGTGCAAAGCTCGGACTTGCCGCCATTGTCACTCTCATTGCACTCTATACGATGTCAACACGCGATGCGGCACTCATGCTCACGCTGCGCATCGCACTCGCCTCCGCCTTCGGCGGCGGACTTGCCCCCATGCTCTACAGCCTCGCGGGCGGCGCGGCGAGCTTTGCCGCAATGGCACTGCTGAAGCGGTACACGCCGCTCTCCATCGTCGGCATCAGCGCAGCGGGCGGCTTCCTGCACAATATGGCACAGCTGCTCGTCGCCGCCGCAGTTCTGGAGACGACGGCGCTCTTCGTCTATGCACCCGTCCTCGGCATCATTGGCACTCTGACCGGAATTCTTATCGGCATCACTGCACAATCAATTTTACAGAAAATATCAAGATAAATATTCTCATTTTCACCTTTTTATGCTATACTGTCATTAGCAGATTTTTCTCTCTACTATGAATTTAAGGAGGACAATCCAAATGGAGTATCGCATCGAACACGATTCCCTCGGCGAAGTCAAGGTGCCCGCAGACAAGTATTGGGCGGCGCAGACGGAGCGCAGTTTCGAGAACTTCCCCATCGG
This window encodes:
- a CDS encoding NusG domain II-containing protein; this encodes MKKNDLMLICALLLICGISAVFFFTRADREVRHAVITQNNVVLYDIPLTGHTGTEDITISDKGGENIIRIEGETIAVVDADCPDLVCVHTGTASKKGDVIACLPHKLLIEVK
- a CDS encoding Gx transporter family protein, giving the protein MNGLQRITRIALLTALSLILFILEGFLPLPLPVPGAKLGLAAIVTLIALYTMSTRDAALMLTLRIALASAFGGGLAPMLYSLAGGAASFAAMALLKRYTPLSIVGISAAGGFLHNMAQLLVAAAVLETTALFVYAPVLGIIGTLTGILIGITAQSILQKISR